One Betaproteobacteria bacterium DNA segment encodes these proteins:
- a CDS encoding GFA family protein has protein sequence MHTGSCLCGAVKYEIRGELGPAFYCHCSRCRKASGSAFASNVVVSAKDFVIVQGEGSLRSFSSSEGMHRTFCSNCGSPIMSRRENFPQVRVRLGTLDTPLSEGPGAHIFVASKADWFEIHDALPQYSERPQG, from the coding sequence ATGCACACAGGTAGCTGTCTTTGTGGCGCCGTGAAGTACGAGATTCGTGGCGAGCTCGGCCCGGCCTTTTACTGTCATTGCTCGCGCTGCCGTAAGGCAAGCGGATCGGCATTTGCCTCGAATGTTGTCGTCTCCGCAAAGGACTTCGTCATTGTCCAGGGCGAGGGATCGCTTCGCAGCTTCAGTTCCAGCGAAGGCATGCATCGCACATTTTGCTCGAATTGCGGTTCTCCTATCATGAGTCGCCGCGAGAATTTCCCGCAGGTTCGCGTCCGTCTCGGTACCCTCGATACACCCCTATCCGAAGGACCCGGGGCCCACATATTTGTGGCGTCCAAAGCCGACTGGTTCGAGATCCACGATGCTCTGCCGCAGTATTCCGAGCGACCGCAAGGCTGA